A window from Hyphomicrobiales bacterium encodes these proteins:
- a CDS encoding carbohydrate ABC transporter substrate-binding protein: protein MVKNVKKPPRAASRVTRRQLVQGAAAVGVAASVGPFIITNPAKAAKTLKIIQWNHFVPAYDKWFNETYIKEWGQANDTEVIVDNVGLATLNSRAAAEVSAQQGHDLFMFLWPPPVFEDQVVDLADIYQECEQKFGKPIDLAVKSTYNPKTKKYYGFSDSYVPDPVNYRKDLWDDVGMAPDTWDDIRVGGAKIKQKHNIPVGVGLSAEIDTGMAMRAIMYAFGSSVQDAGGNLVLDSKETREALAFVKALFEETMTPEVLAWDASSNNRVMLAGRSSLVLNAISVTRTGETEKLPITDNIWLAKAAQGPVRRIGLEHVMDVYVIWNFAENIDGAKKFLVDYIANFRDGFNASAYYNFPCFPDTVPDLQELIAHDDNANPPDKYKVLSDVLDWATNVGYPGYANAAIDEIFSTWVLNTMFAKAATGAETPEDALKAATAQCQRIWAKWQERGKV, encoded by the coding sequence ATGGTGAAAAACGTCAAAAAGCCGCCTCGGGCTGCATCCCGAGTTACCCGCCGTCAGCTTGTTCAGGGCGCCGCCGCGGTCGGCGTCGCCGCAAGCGTCGGCCCGTTCATCATCACCAACCCTGCTAAGGCAGCCAAGACGCTGAAAATCATTCAGTGGAACCACTTCGTTCCCGCCTATGACAAGTGGTTCAACGAGACCTACATCAAGGAATGGGGCCAGGCCAACGACACCGAGGTGATCGTCGACAATGTCGGCTTGGCGACCCTCAACTCGCGTGCCGCCGCCGAGGTGTCGGCGCAGCAGGGACACGACCTTTTCATGTTCCTGTGGCCGCCTCCCGTGTTCGAGGACCAGGTCGTCGACCTCGCCGATATCTATCAGGAATGCGAACAGAAGTTCGGCAAGCCGATCGATCTGGCGGTCAAGAGCACCTACAATCCGAAAACCAAGAAATATTACGGATTCTCCGACAGCTACGTTCCCGATCCGGTCAACTACCGCAAGGACCTGTGGGACGATGTCGGGATGGCCCCCGACACCTGGGACGACATCCGGGTCGGTGGGGCCAAGATCAAGCAGAAGCACAACATCCCGGTCGGCGTCGGCCTGTCGGCCGAAATCGACACCGGCATGGCGATGCGCGCGATCATGTACGCGTTCGGCTCCTCGGTGCAGGACGCCGGCGGCAACCTGGTGCTCGACTCCAAGGAGACGCGCGAGGCCCTCGCCTTCGTCAAGGCCCTGTTCGAGGAGACGATGACGCCGGAAGTGCTGGCCTGGGATGCCTCCTCCAACAACCGCGTCATGCTGGCCGGCCGCAGCTCGCTGGTGCTCAACGCCATCTCGGTGACGCGCACGGGCGAGACCGAGAAGCTGCCGATTACCGACAATATCTGGCTCGCCAAGGCGGCCCAGGGCCCGGTGCGGCGGATCGGCCTCGAGCATGTGATGGACGTGTACGTGATCTGGAATTTCGCGGAGAATATCGACGGCGCCAAGAAGTTCCTGGTCGACTATATCGCCAACTTCCGCGACGGCTTCAACGCCAGCGCCTATTACAACTTCCCGTGCTTCCCCGATACCGTGCCCGACCTGCAGGAGCTGATCGCCCACGACGACAACGCCAATCCGCCGGACAAGTACAAGGTCCTGTCGGACGTCCTCGACTGGGCCACCAATGTCGGCTATCCGGGCTACGCCAACGCGGCCATCGATGAAATCTTCAGCACCTGGGTGCTGAACACGATGTTCGCCAAGGCGGCGACCGGAGCCGAGACGCCGGAAGACGCCCTCAAGGCGGCCACCGCTCAATGCCAGCGCATCTGGGCCAAGTGGCAGGAGAGGGGCAAGGTCTAG